In Paroedura picta isolate Pp20150507F chromosome 1, Ppicta_v3.0, whole genome shotgun sequence, the following are encoded in one genomic region:
- the LOC143831743 gene encoding uncharacterized protein LOC143831743 — MMSCSIACWLLPFTLVLFLGPPTQRAQPFSSPPGPPRFLNKEDAQELWKKHQLTMINQAAKAHALALRYWNQKFNTTFFGTPGELTRILMETAVGRIFHVIMNLVQVKCPKDQPVNLQNCVIRPESPKLVCKLSVIVFFQHTKAYISEEGCQEAQDPPTPPEEEEPPYPYEKEEGPVYM, encoded by the exons ATGATGTCTTGCTCCATAGCATGCTGGCTTTTGCCCTTCACCTTGGTGCTGTTCCTGGGGCCGCCAACCCAAAGAGCGCAACCGTTTTCATCCCCACCAGGCCCGCCGAGGTTCCTGAACAAGGAAGACGCTCAGGAGCTTTGGAAAAAACACCAACTCACCATGATCAACCAGGCCGCTAAAGCGCATGCGTTGGCGCTCAGGTACTGGAACCAGAAGTTCAACACTACGTTCTTCGGGACACCAGGGGAGCTGACCCGCATTTTGATGGAG ACGGCAGTTGGACGAATCTTTCACGTGATTATGAACCTGGTCCAGGTGAAATGCCCAAAGGACCAACCTGTGAATCTCCAGAACTGTGTGATACGGCCTGAGTCCCCG AAATTGGTGTGCAAGTTGTCGGTGATCGTCTTTTTCCAACACACCAAAGCGTACATCAGTGAGGAGGGGTGCCAAGAGGCCCAGGACCCTCCAACCCCCCCGGAGGAAGAAGAACCACCCTATCCATATGAAAAGGAAGAAGGGCCCGTGTATATGTGA